The following coding sequences are from one Nicotiana tabacum cultivar K326 chromosome 1, ASM71507v2, whole genome shotgun sequence window:
- the LOC142176468 gene encoding uncharacterized protein LOC142176468 → MPVQNTINNQLLIHDAKNSFHTKEQAQANLNPTISENPDNGKYTTKLNLHAMGEPSTSSRSTSTTNEATTTYTTTSNGAVSRTRRGSNGRNRRSPQPTHGTNSGIHKSKRGKGVSLHGDAREEAYAQLPTITVQVLNGHQATTRPNCGQQSHDLSTLAQEDPSLSRAGMDNGDPTDMNLNPAMNRPTNFIIWNIRGGNNDDFKRNFREMVDTHRPCMVALLKTKIANHTQMLDDFGFSEMIAVPAEGQSEGMMVMWNHNVVTVQNFIHRNQEIYATIEVVNPPREGSDPQTRVPARK, encoded by the exons ATGCCTGTCCAAAACACCATCAACAACCAACTATTAATACATGATGCTAAGAATTCCTTCCACACTAAGGAGCAGGCACAAGCTAATCTAAATCCTACGATATCAGAGAACCCAGACAATGGAAAATATACAACTAAACTCAATCTTCATGCCATGGGAGAACCCTCAACAAGCTCAAGATCAACAAGCACCACCAATGAAGCAACAACCACCTACacaacaacctcaaatggtgcagTATCTAGAACAAGAAGAGGCAGCAATGGAAGAAATAGGAGATCCCCTCAACCCACGCATGGAACAAATTCTGGAATTCACAAATCTAAACGAGGTAAAGGTGTATCTCTTCACGGAGATGCAAGAGAAGAGGCATATGCTCAACTGCCCACCATCACTGTACAAGTACTCAATGGACATCAAGCCACCACAAGACCAAACTGTGGGCAACAGAGCCATGATCTTAGTACCCTCGCTCAGGAGGATCCCAGTCTTTCTAGAGCGGGGATGGATAATGGGGACCCAACAGACATGAATCTAAACCCAGCCATGAACCGTCCAACTAACTTCATTATTTGGAACATAAGAGGAGGGAATAATGATGACTTTAAAAGAAACTTTAGGGAGATGGTTGATACGCACAGACCATGCATGGTTGCCCTTTTGAAAACAAAAATTGCAAACCACACTCAAATGCTAGATGACTTTGGTTTTTCGGAAATGATAGCAGTTCCTGCTGAAGGCCAATCCGAAGGAATGATGGTAATGTGGAATCATAATGTAGTCACAGTCCAAAATTTCATTCACAGGAACCAGGAAATTTATGCAACCATAGAG GTTGTTAATCCACCAAGGGAAGGAAGTGATCCTCAGACACGTGTTCCGGCAAGGAAATGA